The following coding sequences lie in one Steroidobacter denitrificans genomic window:
- a CDS encoding acyl-CoA dehydrogenase: protein MSSVIWFVSFLFGALILTYQRVSLLAASLIFGAVLLLYTLSGTGSPAWTIALWAMLVSMMLLNIDSVRIRFISRPFLRTYRRMLPSMSQTEKDALEAGTVWWDGELFTGGPDWEKLLSAAAPRLSAEEQAFLHGPCEDLCRMIDDWDITHNRADLPPSVWDYIKRKGFFAMIIPKKYGGLEFSAYAHSCVLTKLASRSGVVASTIAVPNSLGPAELLLHYGTQAQRDHYLPRLARGDEVPCFALTGPRAGSDAGAIPDTGIVCKGSYQGRETIGIRLNFTKRYITLAPIASVIGLAFRLSDPDRLLGERIDYGITCALVPRDTPGITIGRRHFPLNSPFQNGPLQGKDVFVPLDFIIGGMEMAGQGWRMLVEQLSVGRCISLPSSATGAAKAAVFASGAYARLRRQFNMPVGKFEGVAEVLARMCGHTYIMDAARSVTTGAIDGGEKPSVPAAMLKYHLTEYGRRVANDAMDIHGGKGICLGPRNYLGRSYQLVPVAITVEGANILTRSLIIFGQGAIRCHPFVLREMNAARDKDKRRGVKEFDAALFGHIGFTISNAVRSLIMALTLARFSRVPPIGPTQRFYQHINRFSASFAFATDVAMLTLGGYLKKKESLSARLGDVLSRMYLASMVLKHYENEGRHEEDLPLVEWSCRTLLYEAQEQLHMFLRNFPNRPLAALMRFFIFPRGQTYHAPADRLAHVLAEQVLRPTATRDRLTAGIYRTIEPGNPLGMLQDALERADGAEPLEKRVRVEGVKTGRVTALELPDQIRQALAAGILSEIEAATLQDHDRRVMEIVRVDDFATMEIAVQPRAEDTAMNSASPAGNTPTHQNEAASQA from the coding sequence GTGAGCAGCGTGATCTGGTTCGTATCGTTCCTGTTCGGTGCGTTGATCCTGACTTATCAGCGCGTATCCCTTCTTGCGGCAAGCCTGATCTTCGGCGCGGTACTGCTGCTCTATACGCTATCGGGCACCGGCTCGCCGGCCTGGACGATCGCACTGTGGGCAATGCTGGTCTCGATGATGCTGCTGAATATCGATTCAGTGCGCATACGCTTCATCAGCCGGCCATTCCTGCGCACCTACCGCCGCATGCTGCCGTCGATGTCGCAGACCGAGAAGGATGCGCTGGAAGCCGGCACGGTGTGGTGGGATGGGGAGTTGTTCACGGGTGGTCCGGACTGGGAGAAGCTGCTATCGGCCGCCGCGCCGCGGCTGTCCGCGGAAGAACAGGCATTTCTGCATGGTCCTTGCGAGGACCTGTGCCGGATGATCGACGACTGGGACATCACCCATAATCGGGCCGACCTGCCGCCGTCGGTGTGGGACTACATCAAGCGCAAAGGTTTTTTTGCGATGATCATCCCGAAAAAATACGGCGGACTGGAATTCTCGGCCTATGCACATTCCTGCGTGCTGACAAAGCTCGCCAGCCGCTCCGGCGTGGTGGCCTCCACCATCGCGGTGCCCAATTCACTGGGACCTGCGGAACTGCTGCTGCATTACGGCACCCAGGCGCAGCGCGATCATTATCTGCCCCGCCTGGCGCGGGGCGACGAAGTTCCCTGTTTCGCTCTCACCGGACCGCGCGCCGGGTCGGACGCCGGCGCCATCCCGGACACGGGCATCGTGTGCAAGGGCTCGTACCAGGGCCGGGAAACCATCGGCATCCGCCTGAATTTCACCAAACGCTATATCACGCTGGCGCCGATCGCCAGCGTGATCGGCCTGGCATTCCGGCTATCGGATCCGGACCGCCTGCTGGGCGAGCGTATCGACTACGGCATCACCTGCGCGCTGGTTCCGCGGGATACGCCCGGCATCACGATCGGACGGCGCCACTTCCCCCTGAACTCGCCTTTCCAGAACGGCCCCCTCCAGGGCAAGGACGTATTCGTTCCACTGGACTTCATCATCGGCGGGATGGAAATGGCCGGTCAGGGTTGGCGCATGCTGGTGGAACAACTGTCCGTGGGCCGCTGCATTTCCCTGCCCTCCAGCGCGACCGGCGCCGCCAAGGCGGCGGTGTTCGCCTCCGGAGCCTATGCGCGACTGCGCCGGCAATTCAATATGCCGGTGGGAAAATTCGAGGGAGTAGCCGAAGTACTGGCGCGCATGTGCGGGCACACCTACATCATGGATGCAGCACGCTCGGTGACGACGGGAGCGATCGACGGCGGTGAAAAACCGTCCGTGCCTGCGGCGATGTTGAAGTATCACCTCACGGAATACGGCCGCAGGGTCGCCAACGACGCCATGGACATCCATGGCGGCAAGGGCATCTGCCTGGGTCCGCGCAACTATCTCGGGCGCAGCTACCAGTTGGTGCCCGTGGCCATCACGGTGGAAGGCGCAAACATCCTGACACGCAGCTTGATCATTTTCGGACAAGGCGCAATACGCTGCCATCCGTTCGTGTTGCGGGAAATGAACGCCGCACGCGACAAGGACAAACGTCGTGGCGTCAAGGAATTCGATGCCGCGCTGTTCGGCCATATCGGCTTCACGATCAGCAATGCGGTGCGCTCGCTGATCATGGCGCTCACCCTGGCGCGCTTCTCGCGCGTGCCGCCAATCGGTCCGACTCAGCGGTTTTATCAGCACATCAACCGCTTCAGCGCCTCGTTCGCCTTCGCGACCGACGTGGCGATGCTTACCCTGGGGGGCTATCTCAAGAAAAAAGAAAGCCTGTCTGCACGACTCGGCGACGTGCTGTCCCGCATGTATCTGGCCTCGATGGTGCTGAAGCATTACGAGAACGAAGGCCGACACGAGGAGGATCTGCCGCTGGTGGAATGGAGCTGCCGCACGCTGCTGTACGAGGCCCAGGAGCAGCTGCACATGTTCCTGCGTAATTTTCCGAACCGGCCCCTCGCCGCGCTGATGCGATTCTTCATTTTTCCTCGTGGCCAGACCTACCATGCGCCTGCGGACCGGCTCGCCCATGTCCTGGCGGAACAGGTTCTGCGCCCCACCGCGACGCGCGACCGGCTGACTGCGGGAATCTATCGCACGATCGAGCCCGGTAACCCACTGGGCATGTTGCAAGATGCGCTGGAACGGGCAGACGGCGCCGAGCCGCTGGAGAAGCGCGTACGAGTCGAAGGCGTGAAAACAGGCCGCGTCACCGCCTTGGAGCTGCCGGACCAGATTCGCCAGGCGCTTGCTGCCGGCATCCTGTCGGAAATCGAAGCCGCAACCTTGCAGGACCACGACCGGCGGGTCATGGAGATCGTCAGGGTCGACGATTTCGCCACCATGGAAATCGCCGTGCAGCCGCGTGCGGAGGATACCGCCATGAATTCGGCTTCGCCGGCCGGCAACACGCCGACGCATCAGAACGAGGCAGCCTCACAGGCGTGA